The DNA region AATGAGACTTGACTTAACTCATGAAGATCAGCTTTGAGTTGAATGTACTCAGGAATATCAACTGCGACTTGACTCATGacgatcaactgtgacttgacttgacttaactcatgAAGATCAGCTATGAGTTGACTTGACTCAGGATTGGAAGATGTGATATAACGGAGCACTGTTGTGTCCAGCACTTTTATGAGCATACTCTATTGCAACTGCCATTACACAAGTGAGTGTTGGGTCATGTTCCTCTGCAACACCCACAATGAACAATAAACCAACAGTCAACAAAGCATGATTCATAAATTGAATGAGAGATGAACGGGGACCCTCTTGGATTAAACGTGATTTGAGTGGTTCATTTACTCCATCACAGAAGAAGCCTATCAATACACAGTCTGGCACATCGGAATAACACACAATGTCCAGATACTCTTGAATATAGCCTTCAAACGGGCATGTGCCCTGCTTTAGGGCTAATTACAGTTTTGCAATGTCCATACTTGCACAATGTACACAtgaaaagctgctggatcctcgTGAAAACGAAATAACAGGTAAGAATCAAGACACTTGTAAACAGGCTAAGAACAAGACGCAGATGCTGAGAAACTcctcctttgttcataaccactcctctaccCCAAGCTGgcctgctttggcccaaggttttcgtcgggccaaaaaaccctggccgttgggcCAAAGAAGgccccgacgaggcacgatcaagccccggaagtgacagtggaaacgcgactggccctggcacacacTAGCACGTCCGCTTTTAccctgacagtggaaacgcggctattgtTGCATTGgtaatgtagtccagggtgattctaacagtctgtgtgtgagtCAATAAAATAGGAGGGCGACCTCTGGTGGCAAGTGGACAGAAGTTCATGGACAGGATTTGTGACTTACATTGACTGAAAAATCATCGAAAGAACACTGTAAAATTAAGGTCACTTGATTACAGGCAGCACAAGCAAAATAGGCTTCAGTAAAACTATCAATGGTGCAAGTTCTTCAGTGAGCAGAAAAACAATAGTTTCTAAGAGCTCACAAATAGAGAAGCATGTAATGGTCTTGTTTCTTATACTGCAATAGCACATTAGACTGGTATACCAAAGCTACACTCACTGACATTTCAAATAACCTCCTTATAAAGCTTAATTTAGATGAATTAATCCTATCCTATTGTAAAGTCAACTAATAATTTATAACATTGGAAATATTTGTAACGATAGATccaaacagagaagaaaaaactatttttcaaattaaacatAATATAGTTTACTACAACAATCTGATGGTTTGACATAACCTACTGTAGCAAGCTGATCAGGTTACAAATACACAAATCTTCAATGAGAGACAAAATGCTGAGTCACAGAGACGTAGCTCCATGTCAGCTCTTGGGAGTTTGCGGTTGTTGCTGCTGACACCGAGTGAGCTTTGGGAATTTCTGGTAGCTACAAAACTGCTTCGTAATTGTGACTTTGCTTCACTGTACTTCTCTGATCAGTCAGGTGTCAGGTATCTAAAGATGGTTACGAAAAGAGGAAAAAGGCATCAAATCAATAGTGGAATAGTAGCCTATGTTATTTCAGGATTGTCCCATGATATTTGCCATATTATACACAGGCTACTATTAATATAGTGTTACCAGTTTCCTAAACACAACCTGGAACTTTTCGTTTTCCTTCCattgaaaataagaaaattactCCTGGAAAATTAATTGGCCTAGTTGTTCTATCAAAAaggtttaatattaaaatatcatattatacagtatagtacaataaaacaatatgtaTCAATAAAATGCTGTAATACTGAATGTATTTTATTCAGTTACTGCAAGATTGTTGTTGAATGACAATCAGTGATCAGAAATTACCTCTAGCCTATGCTTGATAATGCTGTGACTTTTTACTAACAGTAAAAAAATCAAAGTAGGCTAATACTAAATCACAGTAGAACTGTAATACTAACTGTACTTTATTCAGTTACTGAAAGATGGTGAATGACAATCAGTGATCAGAAATTACCTCTAGCCTATGCTTGATAATGCTGTGATCTTTTCTTATGGCTATGTATGTGCATTAACAGTCGTTTATAGCTAATGGTAATTagtttatatagcctatatatgctAAATTCAATATGCCTGTGACTGGCATGTAGCTTGGAGAAAGGatgaatatgtatatgtatatatatatatatatatatatatatatatatatatagatatatatagatatatatatatatatatatgaataggaTATACACATGCTTGTAAAACATGCTGTAATTGTGACTAGACCTGCTGGACTTACTATGCTATTAATAATGAAACGGAAAATACTAAAACCTGATCTTGTCTTCGTTATCTAATCTGACACAGCGGAAAGTCTCGTCACCTCGTTACTCAGCTCGTTCTTTGATTTGCTGGTTTTTAGTTTCACTGACGCATCATTCGCTGATCGTATATAAGATGAACGCGCTCCTTCATTTCACTCACAGCTTCAGGAAGATCTGAAGAGGTTCTTGCTTCAACAGTGATTGAACGGAACTTCGTGCTCTCCAGAAATTATTTAAGCCtatttaagtgtatttattttgtgctaacattttgatAATAAAACCCGCCTGAATGGAGACTTCTCAGATTCGCCAGAACTACGACCGCGACTGCGAGGCTCTGATCAACAAGATGATCAACTTGGAGCTTTACGCTGGATACACCTACACCTCCATGGCAAGTGTTTCTTATTGTTTTTTATCACTTTGCTAAATCGTTACATGGCAGGTTTTTTCTCTATTGATTATTTGTCCATTCTTGACTAAACGTAGGCTATTCACTTCTATCAAACATTCGATAAAGTGTTCtagaaaataaaaagacaagaaaattgtataaatattttataaagccCTATAAATAACGCAAATGCCATGAGCAGAAGCGATGCTTCAGTATTATGGGATCATCCAAGGCTGTTTACAGTTGTTAGGGGTAACTGCTGATCTGCATTCTTGTTCTGTGATCAGTTACTTTGACTTTGAAACATTGTTCCTTAAGACATATAGTTGCAGCCATTCTTATTCCCTTATTTGATTTTGTTCAGGCTTTCTACTTCAAACGGGATGATGTCGCTCTTCCTGGTTTTGCCAAGTTCTTCAAGGAGAACAGCGAGGAGGagcgcgagcatgctgagaagtTCATGGAGTTCCAGAACAAGAGAGGGGGACGCATCATGCTTCAGGACATCAAGGTGCTTTGATAGTATTTTGAACTAAAACTTTAATAcaattgttgttgttataaacTGACATCATGCCCTTTTGTGAGGGACTGTTGAATTAGAGGGGATCTTGCTCTTAATGTTTGTGTCTCTCTTCAGAAACCTGATCGTGATATGTGGGGCAATGGACTGATTGCTATGCAGTGCGCTCTTCAGCTGGAGAAGAACATCAACCAGGCTCTGCTGGATCTGCATAAGGTCGCCTCTGAGAAGGGAGACCCTCATGTGAGTGACCCTCATTGTTGAAGTTGAGACTCTAAATCTGCCTGCATATACATGtctctttaaagcagtttcattcaGTCCTGAAAATTTAGCATCCTAAATTCTGTTCTGATGTCTTGTCCAACAGCTGTGTGACTTCCTGGAGACTCACTACCTGAATGAGCAGGTTGATGCCATCAAGAAACTTGGTGACCACATCACCAACCTTTCCAAGATGGATGCTGGCAACAACAGGATGGCAGAGTACCTGTTTGACAAGCACACCCTGGATGAAGACAGCAGCTAAATGGAGCCCTCAGATCATATTAATACATGAATGAATAGAAATACTATTCTCTTAAATATGTTCTTATCAAACAGCTCTTTTGCAAAATGTTGAAGTCCAACAGGTTGAAAGGTTAACATCAAGTACATTTTCCCATTACTATTAAAACAATGCAGCGTTACTGTTTTAAATAGCCATCCTGTGATTCTCATCAAGCAATGCTTTCCCGTTGAATGTGCAATTATTGACCtggtgaatttaaataaaaaattctaagcTGAATAaccttgtcttttttatttaaaatggcaGGATGCCATTGGCACCAATAGCCTCGTGGTTAGTGTGTTGCCAGACACTGCAACAGCGCTCATGGTGACCCGAGTTTGATTCTCCTCATCTTGATGTCCTTTGCTGACCCTGCTCCCCACTCTCCACCCAATGCTTTCCTATCATCACTCTACTGTCCTATCCTATCCAAATAAAAAAGGCATAAATCCCCTaccccacaaaaaaagaaaatgcaggaTGCATTTAGTGGGCTGTAATGATTactgtaactggatctttttccCAGCAGAAAACCTGTGAATGCAGATCTGTTGAACTGAAAAGTGGTAACAATAGTGTGATTGATTAATGTACAAATCTACCGTAATGGCCTCATAGATAAAGTGAAAATAGAGGAGACACGTCACTCATCTCCATCCTGTAAGGATGATGTCGGTCACTGACACAACTGCACATTAGTATTTCATAAAATCTAATGTGCAACCTTATATTATATAGGCCTACAGAGAGTAAATACAAAATACTTACAGATTTTTCGTGGTCTGCTAAATGAACAGATCTAAATATTCACATGAATTTCCACGGCACTACAGGTGTAGGCTAGCATTTCATTTTACCACACGAGGGTACTGTTGTCTACATATGTCTAATAATCGCACATTGATCATAAAAACTGAAGGACCAAGGCCAGTTATGGTtcataaaaatgatttttcaatATATCTCAATAATCGTCGGCGGTTTGGGAAGACTTGTCCTCATTTCATAACCAATACACAAGGTTTAGGCTACAGCCTCTCTATGCTATACCAATCATGCTTATTAGCAGCAGAGAACCACAGGCTATAATCCGATTCAGAGGGGTCACTGAACGAAAAATATATAGCAAATTAGAATCGGATAAACAGCATGCAGGAAATTATATGGGATTCTTGCAAACTGATAAACGGGCGTACGAGATGGATGAAATAAGATTGTCTCATGAGGAAACTTTGGGCACATAGCTGTGAACAGCAGGGAGAGCAAGATTAATCCAAGTGAAAGAGGGTTTGGCGcttcaaatgcgctttggggtgAGAGAGGGACAGATGATAAAGTGGAAGACAAGAGTAAGTTAGAGCAGTGTGTGAGAAGGCTGCTGCGTAACTGTGCTCTCTATATAAAGCACAGGTTTCTATCTATTTAAGAGAGATCTGTAGAACATCATCAGGTAAGTTTgattattgtttgttttactgGCTCCAATTAATTATAGAAATATCACACTATCTTGGAATCGACTGACATGTTAAGCAgtatcatttaaaatgattttaaacacaattttatgattattatatagTAGCATGTGCAATTTAATAgcacaatattattttaaaatatacatatatttgtaacTACTTAAAAGAAGTTTCACGATATTTTGAATAGCAATTTTCACTAAATTCATGAAGACCAGGCTATAGGCTGCAACACAGTCCACAGACAAGCTAAATGAACAAAGACCATTCACTTCTTAGAAGTGACGTTAATAAACAACACACGtttaggtttattattattattattattttggacaaCTGTGtccgaaataaataaataaataaatacagaaaaatgtgACTGGATGAGATTTAGGTAATCCGACAGTACAGCAGTTGTACCCGCTGGTGGACAAATAACGATAAAGGGGAGTGGCCTTCTTTAGCCAGATTAATGCAATCACAAATTATACTTTCTGAACTCTAAGATTACACACTTTCCAGGTAACTGCTGTCTATGGAAAGGATGAGAAGAGAAGAAATTACTCTTTTGCACACGTTATATAATGACTGTTATAAACATTTAATTCCCTTTTCTCGTTCAAAAAATAATGTAGAAAACTTTTAAATATGTTGGAAGctatgtatactgtgtatatacttAGCAGATGTCAGAATACCAAATATGGAAATCATCAGAGAACTGCTAGGCCTACAAGAATGAAATAGACTCCTTCCCTAGATATAATTTtacctaaattaaaattaattaattaattaattaaaaaagttagctaaagataaataactatatatatatatatatatatatatatatataatattatatttacaataatctCCTGAGTGTTTGAGACACAGTTGAGGTATATTCAGATGTAGCAATGATGCTtctgaacaaaaaacacatttaagcaATCATATACCCCTAATAATTATATTTGCACATCATGTATATGACtttacatgtttaaaaaaagttaacacactaacaaatttaaataacatttaatggaTTGTTATGGTTGAAATATCAATTAAttgacattaaattatatatgtatatatatatatatatatatatatatatatatatatatattataaagtaattttattaaacattttattggtGGTGGTATATATATCATATGCATACAGAGTGAAGAAAATAGGTCAGTCATTAGTTAATTATGATAACCCAGCAAGGTCAATAGAGAAAATGAAGAATTCCATCTTTTTCACTGTCTCAgaaaaaggtttttgtttattgtCTTTCATCACTGTGGTCAGTCCATGTGGCTGACATAAATTCATCATCATAAAGTCCTGTCATAAATCCAACCATGACTTTTCTGCTTAACATATTCTTATATACAAAAGAGCAGAGGCTACTGAAGTCTTTAGTTTTTCATAGCAGTCTTGTGACAAGATGCGTAGGATTAAGTGTGAAAGTGAGGCGGTAAGGGGAGGGCTCTGTTCCTAATTTACTTAAACCCAAGGATTTTTGGATTAGCTTTGGCAATTAATCTCGTTACGCATCTGCCGAGAGTGACAAGAGGTCAGTTCAACAGAGTATTGAAGGATTAATAACAGACATGCTGAGCTCATGCATCAGAGTTTACTCTGTCAAAAGTCACGCCAGACACACAGGACAGAGAtggggagggaaagagagagacagtgtgggCTTAAGAACGATCTAGGCACTGGATGTGATTTGGGGCATTTAGTTCATGTCATGTCAGGACAATAACAGTCTGTTTTATGTCTGTAGCTGATCAGCAATGCGATTGGTCAACATGCAGCATCGTGTGCGGAGGGCAACAAAATCAGAGGAGGAGCCCAAACCTGCTCCACCTCCTTTACCTCCTCCCTCTCACCACTCCCACAACTTCATAAATATGAAGAACAAGTTTTTCAATGATCTTAGCCATCTACCTAGTAAGTAATAATTCTATGTCAATACACCACACTTGACTAATCATACTCCAGCAAGCCACCATCATTGTAAGACATGAGTATTCAGTTGAATGTAGGTTCTGATGTCGGTGATGATGTCAGCACAACACTGAATGCTAATGTCAGTGTGAAGCAGAATTATTACATTGATATTATGATGCTTTTAAGTCATGGTATCATCTCACGCTAACATCATATTGACTTCAAACAGTTGTGAAGTATGATACCCAAATGTAACATGTGTTCAACGTGATAATTTAAAAGGTATAgcacacccaaaaatgaaacttctgtcaccATCTACTCAACATCATGCTGTTACGCACTTGCATGACTTCCTTTCTTCTGTTTAGAGGATATCATATAAAGAATATTGGCAACCAAAAACTTTCTGGTCCActttgacttccacagtatggaccaaaaaaacaaaaaaacctatggaagtcaatagggacCAGAAACCatcttcagaatatcttattttgtgtcagaagaaagaaactcatacaggtttggaacaacttgagggcgagtaaatgatgacagaattttcatgtttgAATTACATTCCTTTAACATCCACACAATTATAAATGTACAGTGTCATTAGACATTGACATTttgttgagtgagtgagtgaagtgagtgaagtgacattcagccaagtatggtgacccatactcagaatttgtgctctgcatttaacccatccgaaatgcacacacacagagcagtgaacacacacacacacactgtgagcacacacccggagcagtgggcagccatttatgctgcggcgcccggggagcagttgggggttcaatgccttgctcaagggcacctaagtcgtggtattgagggtggagagagaactgtacatgcactccaattcctgccggcccgggactcgaactcacaacctttcgtttgggagtccaactctctaaccattaggccacaacttcccgaCTTCCACGACTTTTTAGTCATGTATTAATTAACAAAAATTTAACAGCTCTCCAATGTTCATCTTTAGCCAAAATTTACATCTGTCCATTGCCTGTCTGGTGCCAGCTGGAATCATTCATATTTTGTCATATTATCATTACAAAACACAAATTAccatcagtctgtgtgtgtgtgtgatcagttaattcctccatttttttttcatttccatgtACATCCTTCATGTTTTATCTGTTCCATCAACAGACCCCAAGATCAGAAGTAAGTTCCAATGTTCCAAAGTCTTTTTCTGTCAGCCCTTCATCCACCTATACATCTACTAATTCATTTAGCAGAAAATGTGTAATTGGTTGAAATTATGTCCTTTTTTACTAACAGAAAATACATTAGATTTTTTAGACTTTGATGAGACTAACTTAATTTCTCTCTCCGCTGTACAGTGCCCATGTGGGCCATTGTTGCCATAGTTATGGTCATGCTTGCCTTGGTTGGCTGCTTTGCTTTCTGTATCTATAAGAAGTGTTTGGGAGGGAAGAAAAAAGCTAAAAAAGTCAGAGAGAGGAAGGGAGGACGAAGAAGGATGAAAAAGGAAGGAGAGGAAGAAGCAGGCGAGGTACAAGAGTCTGAAAGTATATAGCATAGTGTTCAGAGAGAATTAAGCTCTTTCAGACCTCGACTgtccatttattaattttaatctaAGCATCAAAAAGAAAAGAGGTAATGATTGGCTTAAAGTTTTGCTtaagaattttaaatatatattgccCATACTCAGGAACAACCTAAAGAAGGAGAGGGCGAGGGAGAGAAAGAATATTATGGCAAGCTGGAGTACACTCTGGACTATAACTTCACCGACAATCAGGTTGGTTGAGAGCAGATGTGCCTTATCTTCATTCTGATTGTgagttaattatacatttttttacacaaaaagaAGTGCTCttctaaaaaatgtgtgattagttGCTTGATTTTGAAAACCTGACCCACAACCTTTTCTTCAACAACCTTCAGCTTATTGTTGGTGTCTTGCAAGCTCAAGACCTTCCTGCCATGGATATTGGTGGAACATCTGACCCCTATGTCAAAGTTTACATGCTACCAGACAAGAAGAAAAAGTTTGAAACCAAGGTCCAGCGCAAGAATCTGTGTCCTGTTTTCAATGAGACCTTCATATTTAAGGTATTGCATTTATGTTttcataaacacataaaacatttttttgggaTTAGCCT from Carassius carassius chromosome 1, fCarCar2.1, whole genome shotgun sequence includes:
- the LOC132145547 gene encoding ferritin, middle subunit-like: METSQIRQNYDRDCEALINKMINLELYAGYTYTSMAFYFKRDDVALPGFAKFFKENSEEEREHAEKFMEFQNKRGGRIMLQDIKKPDRDMWGNGLIAMQCALQLEKNINQALLDLHKVASEKGDPHLCDFLETHYLNEQVDAIKKLGDHITNLSKMDAGNNRMAEYLFDKHTLDEDSS